The Rhinopithecus roxellana isolate Shanxi Qingling chromosome 14, ASM756505v1, whole genome shotgun sequence genome includes a window with the following:
- the LOC104660342 gene encoding LOW QUALITY PROTEIN: putative male-specific lethal-3 protein-like 2 (The sequence of the model RefSeq protein was modified relative to this genomic sequence to represent the inferred CDS: inserted 2 bases in 1 codon), giving the protein MPDCACAVGSVXRALSRSQRYVCARDADASRQRRRPLNQLLKHGLSIEERDENDENSLSSSSDSSEDKDEKISEESDTGEKTEVKEELELQTTREMEERTVTLEIPEVLKRQLEDDCYYINRRKRLVKLPCHTNIITILESYVRHFAISVAFSANERPHHHHAMPHANMNVPYIPAEKNVDLCKEMVDGLRITFDYTLPLVLLYPYEQAQYKKVTASKVLLAIKESATNTSRSQEKLSPSPRLLNPSRPQSTESPSTTGEPATPKRRKAEPEAVRSLRRSSPHTANCDRLSKSSTSPQPKRWQQDMSTSMPKLFLHLEKKTPVHSRSSSPIPLTPNQSQGIEGSAAFAGFEGRRTNEINEVLSWKLVPDNYPPGDQAPPPSYIYGAQHLLRLFVKLPEILGKMSFTEKNLKALLKHFDLFVRFLAEYHDDFFPESAYVAASEVHYSTRNSQAVYKSVDGSVRTTAPSSMAF; this is encoded by the exons ATGCCGGACTGCGCATGCGCCGTTGGGAGCGT GCGCGCCCTGTCGCGTAGCCAGCGCTACGTGTGCGCCCGGGACGCAGACGCAAGCCGCCAGCGGAGGAGGCCGCTTAACCAGCTTCTTAAGCACG gccTTTCCAttgaagaaagagatgaaaatgaTGAAAACTCATTAAGCAGTTCCTCCGACAGTAGTGAAGACAAGGatgaaaaaataagtgaagaaagTGATACTGGAGAAAAGACTGAAGTGAAAGAAGAACTGGAGCTTCAAACAACAAGGGAAATGGAAGAAAGAACAGTAACTCTAGAAATCCCTGAAGTTTTGAAGAGGCAGCTGGAGGATGATTGTTACTACATTAATCGGAGGAAACGGTTAGTGAAACTTCCATGCCACACCAACATCATAACGATTTTGGAATCCTATGTGAGACATTTTGCTATCAGTGTAGCCTTTTCAGCCAATGAGAGGCCTCATCACCATCATGCTATGCCACATGCCAACATGAATGTGCCTTATATCCCAGCAGAAAAGAATGTTGACCTTTGTAAGGAGATGGTGGATGGATTAAGAATAACTTTTGATTACACTCTCCCGTTGGTTTTACTCTATCCCTATGAACAAGCTCAGTATAAAAAGGTGACTGCATCTAAGGTTTTACTTGCAATTAAGGAAAGTGCCACAAATACTAGTAGGAGCCAGGAGAAGCTCTCTCCCAGCCCACGTTTGTTGAATCCATCCAGGCCGCAGTCTACAGAGAGTCCGTCGACCACTGGTGAACCAGCCACCCCCAAAAGGCGCAAAGCCGAGCCGGAAGCAGTGCGGTCTCTGAGGCGGTCCTCGCCCCACACCGCCAACTGTGACAGGCTTTCTAAGAGCAGCACCTCACCTCAGCCCAAGCGCTGGCAGCAGGACATGTCCACCAGCATGCCCAAGCTGTTCTTGCACCTGGAAAAGAAGACACCTGTGCATAGCAGATCATCTTCACCTATTCCTCTGACTCCTAACCAGAGTCAGGGAATAGAAGGGAGTGCTGCATTTGCTGGCTTTGAAGGGAGAAGAACTAATGAAATAAATGAGGTCCTCTCCTGGAAGCTTGTGCCTGACAATTACCCACCAGGTGACCAGGCGCCTCCACCCTCTTACATTTACGGGGCGCAACATTTGCTGCGATTGTTTGTAAAACTTCCAGAAATTCTTGGAAAAATGTCCTTTACTGAGAAGAATCTGAAGGCTTTATTGAAGCACTTTGATCTCTTTGTGAGGTTTTTAGCAGAATACCACGATGACTTCTTCCCAGAGTCGGCTTATGTCGCTGCCTCTGAGGTGCATTACAGCACCAGGAACTCCCAGGCAGTCTATAAAAGCGTTGATGGTTCTGTAAGAACAACTGCTCCATCTAGCATGGCGTTCTGA